The Arachis hypogaea cultivar Tifrunner chromosome 14, arahy.Tifrunner.gnm2.J5K5, whole genome shotgun sequence DNA window CTAAGAGGTTGACTCATAAATCTGATGTGTATTCTTTTGGTGTGGTGTTGCTTGAGGTGTTGTGTGGTAGGGCACCTTTGCTTAGAAAAGTTGAGGGACCAAAGAGGTGCCTTGTGGAATGGGCAAGGTCCTGCCAAAGTGAGGGACCCCATGCCATTGACCAAATGGTTGATCCGTTTATTAGGGGCAAGATTGTCCAAGAATGTTTGAGCAAGTTTGTTGAGATGGCACTGAATTGTGTTGTTCATGAAGGAAATCAGAGGCCATCAATGGGACAAGTGGTGGAGGGACTTGAACTTGCCTTGCAGCTTCAACTAAAATCAGAAGACTGATGCTTGTGTCATCTTTTGACCacatgttaatattttttatatatatcagcAAGAATGTCCCACGGTGACATGCATTTTTGTACCTTATGGTTAATTTATTTATGTGCTTGTAAATAATTATGTTGATGATACTGTTGACTGTTGAGGTTTTTTCACCGAGATCATAGTAGCTAGATGAAAAATTTTCAGATAACTCAGCATAGCAAAACAAGTATTGGTATATGTAACTTTTCTCCAAAGTTGTAGTGTGTGATCCAAATATCCAATTACAGTTGCAAGCAATaatgatttaaaatgaattaaatgtAAATTGACAACACTATGCACTAGCCAACAACCATTCTGCTTTCTATGTTGATGAACAAGCTTGTGAAGTTGATCCAGCCTGCAAACAAAGAATCAGAATTAGTTTTACTAGCTCCAtattaatatttttctgtttctcatAATAAGTCAAAGAAAAGCTTTACCTGACATGCATGAACATCATCACATCCACACAATAGCTTCCCATTGAGAGTGTCCACTGCTTGAAAAGAACCTCCTCCCTCACTTCTCTGCATAATAACAATATGAGATTATGAGTATTATTCTCATgatgatgatttgatgatttaGCTGCCAAtacatttgaaaaacaaaaaccaACCTTGTAGAAATCAACAGCAACAAAATTAGCCCAACGGTTACCAGAATCACCATAACAAGTTCTTAGCATACCAATTAGTGCTCCAGAGTTCTCTTTACATGTGATTAGCTTAATTGGAGTAGTTTGGAAATAGTTTACCAACACCAATGATTTGCTTTTGTCATTAAGAGGAGATGACTCTGCCCTGTTTGGACAGCTTCCATTTTTCATTCCACCATCTCCATCTGCACAATTTAAATCAacatttgtatataatttatacCAAGATACATTGAGTTTTGAATATAATATATTGTTGTTTTCCCTTACATTGATTTTCAACCATGTAATTCCACTGGTATGCAATGCCTTCACTTTGTTCCTTAGACTTGATAGAAGTGAAGACTAGTAATCTTTGGTTTTTGGAAACCATGTCACTAACAAGAGGCCAATCTCCACCATTCTTGGGCATTCTACTTAGGGGGAACCAATACTTCATTAGTCCAGCATCAGTGAAAACCTTTGTCAAACCATTTGGGGTATGAACATAATCTTCCAAGATAATTGTGACAATTTCTGATGGATTTGCTGAAAGAAAAGCTTCAATTTCCTTCAGTGTGTCTATAGCAGGTTCCTGCTAGTTAATTACATATTAGAATCTTGCTGCAGATGTAGTGATTAAGAATGTTAAAAAGTTCTTCGACAAAGTAGGTAGGAAAGCTTAgaccaaatgaaaaaaaaaatggaattaTTTACATACAAAAGCTGTGAAGTCATAGCAATTGCCTCCAAATGAATGGCATAACCAAACATCCCCTTTAAAATCATATGTATCCAGCATTAGTGCTCTAACTCCATTCTGCAAATTAATCATTATATTGATGAAACAAAATGGAGGGTTATAAACATTGCTTATAACACATATATGGTTGTGAACAATAATATCTCACATTAAGTTGTTGTGTAACATTGTCTTCTTGGTTGGTGACTGTGACACGTGGCACGCCTGTGTGAGATGGCTCCCCTTCGATTGCATATGAATTGTGTGTTGTCAAAAATGCATATTTGTTGAACGGTAGAGAATTGTTCTATGTATCCATacacaaggaaaaaaaaaaattaagtatggAATAATTACAATTTTCTTGTCTATTTGACTAaaagcaaataaaataaattgtttaTTAATCTTTCACTAgatttactttcttttttcctgGTCAGAATATTCAAGAATTTACTGTTTTGTTTCTGTGTTGCTTAGCCGGCCATGAACATAGCTACATAAGACTTTTTCTTAGGCCcaaaaatattacaaattaaaaaaataaaacaaaaacatatgACTTTTTCATAATAACCTTCCAACAAATTGGACTGATCTGATAACGATACACTAACAGATTCAGATGTTTATCATAACTCTTCATTTcttaatacaaaattaaaattgattaaaaactcagcaaaacaaaaatataagagAATGTAGGATAATGTAACATGAGAGAAATGGATGGtatggtttgtgtttttcttttttctttttattttgtctgtttttaatatttgtaatagataaaaatataatttcattattttgactattttttttgtcacaattttaaaaacaaaaaaattatgaaaataaaaacacaaatcaaAATAGGGTCTGGATTTCTGGGCACAAGAATAATACCCTAGTGACACAACCACCATGGTTGGCATTGATGCATGCCAACCACCTTGTATATGTTTATCATAAATAAAAGTGTGCCGGtgctaattttttaataaaaaaacaattaaaatgaATCCAGAACAGTGAAGATATAATATAGAATAATAGATAACTTACTATGAGCTTGAATTGATTAGTGATTGATGATCTGACACACCTTGAGCCTGTGAACCCAAATGGACATGAGAAACAATACAGTCCACTTCCACAATCTTTATCAGATGAACACTCATCAAGTAGCTAATAAAATCAATACAAAGCaataataattgaataaataacttaaagatagatttcataaattaaaattaaagcagCATATATAGTGAGAGGGATACAAATACAAACCCTGCAAGTTCCATTAGAACAAGCAGCTGAAACATTGTAAAACAATGATGGGAGAATAACCATAAGCAAGCAGAGAAGAGAACccatattgtgaaaaataacaaTGATAATATCAATGATGGGGTTTTATTGAGTTGGCTGAGAAAACGAAATTCATGGGATTGTCATGTTTATAAAAATCTTATATAGGAAATTTTATTTGGACATTGGGATATTCTTCCATATACGCCTAATGTTCATTAAAGCCTTGCCACATAGGCCTATTGACATGGcaaaactttaaattattattcttCATCATGGGAATGGTCTTTGAACCTTTGATATTTGGAATGATTCGGATACTAATAAGAGATTATGCGAGGAAGAAAttgttttatcaaaataaatattattttgtagAAATCTACCGTGTAACATAGGCAGAATTTTGCGTGTTTGTTTGGAATATTATCTGCAGAATAAAACGTAAGGGTGTTGTTTAATGGTGGCAAAATTTGAATgacaaatcacaaaatctcacGGTTCATCTTCATGgttaaataatacataaatatcTGAAAACGGTTTCCTTGACTCTTATCAATGTATGGTTTAAAAAGTAGGTTATTAGTTATAGTCACTCTTGACTCTTGAGTCTCCACAGGGAAAGAACTGGACTAAAAGGTTTCCTACACTCAATTTTGAAGCTTGCACACCTCAATTGGAATTTGGAACCTAAAGGTATCTATGTGTTAGAAATATAAACATACGTATCTCCTTCTATCAGCTTAAGCTTTTGGAAAAACACAGCACAAATAATGGGTTTGTTTTCCTTGTGGTGTAATCCAAGGCCAAGGGGAACAAAACAACCTTCAAACACCATACAAGAACTTTGTCACCAATTTTCATTTGCTGAGAAACAATCAGCAAAATTGCAACTTCAATGAGTCTTTGATAATTGGACCAGGTGTGTTTGGCAGTACTGTTTACAAAGGTTTTCTGCAGAAAAATGGACAGAAAATTATATTCACCAGCCACCACCATGATTCCGGTCATCGGCCTCCTCTTGCAGTGCTAGTGCTAGCTCCAGTTCAACCTCTACTTCACCTATATTTGGTCTTTCATTTGCTTCTCTGCTCAAGCATCTTTTTGTGACATCTATGAATACTGCCAAACATTCTGGTGCTATCTTTCTCATCAGAATTGGATCAATAATCTCATCAACTGAGAATCTCTCCAACATTTCAGATATATCCACGAATGGATTCATTAAATCAAATGGATCGAGAGAGAAATCTGATGAGCTCTCCAACATGATGATTTTGTCAAAGATGGTGTGCTTGTAAGTAGTGGATACAACTTCTATTAGGACCATACCAAATGAATAAACATCACATTTATCtgtgaagattctggttaggacaTGCTCAGGTGCTATGTAACCAGCTGAACCTACAGCAATCAATGGAAGCATTAAGTTATTCATTTGATGAAGTTATTAACAAACAACTTTGATCATAAAGTAAATATAGTTACCCATAACCATGTCAACTTTTACTGGTTTTGGTTTTGAATTCAAAGGTGGCCCCTGCAAGGAAAATCCAAGATGTGAGAGTTTAGGTACCATGTTTTTGTCCAAAAGAATGTTATGAGGTTTCATGTCACAGTGAAAGATGGGGCACTTGGTTCCTGTGTGAAGATAGTGTAGTCCTTTTGCTGCTCCAATGCATATTTCTAACAATTTCTTCCATGACAAATCTTCTATATTCTTGGAACATAGGTAATCATAGAGAGAGCCATTGGACATGTGTTCGTACACAAGAATCTTCTCATCTTTGTGGTTGCAGAATCCTATAAGGGAGACTAAATTTGGATGGTGAAGTTGGAAGTGGAATTCGATTTCCTTCTTGAACTTCCATAGGTCGGTTTCGCGATTCAACCTCTTCAATGCCACTGTGAAATCACTTGCACCATTATGTTTGATACAACATTTGTATACTCTATTATATGCTGATATTTCAGTTAAATGGTTTGCATCAAAGTTGTTGGTTGATTTCCTAAGATCTTCAAGAGAGAACTGTGGGCATAGCTCTTCAATTATTGATGGATACAGCTTCTTAGATGAACTTACATGCTCTGAATGGCAGAAACTCAAATACTTATCAAGCATTATCCCCATTTCTGACTTGCATTTCCATGCATACAAGGgaaatattttgtaataatatgAATGAGGAAAGTCTTCAACCTAGCAAACCTGTTAGTTGTGCAGGTAAAATCTTTCTCTGTGGCAAAAGAAAGCTCGAGTTAGTTGTGCAAGACTTTACATGAGGTAATGCAATGATTAAAGACTTGCACAGAGAAGGAAGGAAATCAGTACATAGATGTGAATATAACAGAAATTAGTTCTTGATACCGAGGATTTCAACATTACATGTAGTTGACAAGGGAGAAAAGTCCAACATGACCAACAACTCAGCTTATGTTCAAAATCATTTTGGTTGGATTCAAGTCCTCAAAATAAACATTATGGAATTTTTTAGTCATATTTATGCAGCAATTCATGTTGAATCAGCTTGATCCCATGTTATACATGATTTACCTTTTACAATCCAAGAGGTGACACACTTATTTGCATCTGCATCTTATCATATCATAAATatctgaaaaaaaataaataaaagcttCAATTTTCTCAGCAAAGTTGGGACCAAAAATGCAGAAACAGATGAACTTCCTGTTGACATTATCATGaagtaaataaaataggatagaatttagcTTCATGGAGAATCTATAAACACCTTGCTATTTTTTCCAGACTCATCTTTCAAGTAACTTATTGAATCATTGTTCATTAAAGTGGcatatagaatattatttttatgttggcTGAATCATCTTGTTTTCTTCATTAATAAAGCATAAGGGAAGGGGATGAAGGAACTAATTCATAAACTCCAAATTGATTATTGGATCAACAATTCAACATAAATGAACTTATGAAATGTATAGCTTCTGAATAGAAAAGAACCTGAAGGTTATTCAGAGACAAAGCTTCATGTAGCTCCTACTTACCTTCATGCTGCAGTCCAAGAATGCAGTGGCTCATCCAAGGTCCCTTACTAGCTTAATTCAGTTGTAAATTTATCATGGTCGGCATTGTCTTTCATATCTTGGCGTTTTCTGTGTACCTAACTTTGACTATTACTCTTTACATTTATTTTTGGTCTTGGAGTTAAAACTTGTTGAAGTTAATAATATATTATGACAAATGTTGTTAGGTTCATAAGAATATGGCCCAAATTATAAAAGGTGTTTGGTGTGTGTGTTTTAATGATGTAATTATGCAGACAGATTGGGAAACAGTTGAGCCAAGAAAGTTGAGGCCCATAACAAAATTGAAAAACCTGCTAGCTTGATATTTCTTTGGAGTAGAAAAGTCCAATAAAAAAACAATCATCATGACCAAAAACAAGTTCTACAATCATTCGAGATAAAGATAACggacaacacccaattctcaagaATCCATAGTACCTATggtagtgtgtgtgagtgtgttgtgtGAGTATGTGAAACATGGGTATAATACTTAGGATTGGAGCTGTCCAATCcgtttgaccaaaaaaaaaaaaaacacccaattCTCCAAAGTTTCAATCTAATATAAGGATTATTGAGCAAGTGAATTGAGGTGGTTTTCTGATAAGTCATTCATACAGACTACAGAGGACAAAGAACAGGAATAGAAAGTTTTTTATACTCAATTTTGAAACATGAACACCTTAGTGGGTGTGTCTACCCAAGATACAGATGGTATATGTCTGCTGTTT harbors:
- the LOC112744601 gene encoding receptor-like protein kinase ANXUR2, producing MGIMLDKYLSFCHSEHVSSSKKLYPSIIEELCPQFSLEDLRKSTNNFDANHLTEISAYNRVYKCCIKHNGASDFTVALKRLNRETDLWKFKKEIEFHFQLHHPNLVSLIGFCNHKDEKILVYEHMSNGSLYDYLCSKNIEDLSWKKLLEICIGAAKGLHYLHTGTKCPIFHCDMKPHNILLDKNMVPKLSHLGFSLQGPPLNSKPKPVKVDMVMGSAGYIAPEHVLTRIFTDKCDVYSFGMVLIEVVSTTYKHTIFDKIIMLESSSDFSLDPFDLMNPFVDISEMLERFSVDEIIDPILMRKIAPECLAVFIDVTKRCLSREANERPNIGEVEVELELALALQEEADDRNHGGGW
- the LOC112744600 gene encoding PI-PLC X domain-containing protein At5g67130, with amino-acid sequence MGSLLCLLMVILPSLFYNVSAACSNGTCRLLDECSSDKDCGSGLYCFSCPFGFTGSRCVRSSITNQFKLINNSLPFNKYAFLTTHNSYAIEGEPSHTGVPRVTVTNQEDNVTQQLNNGVRALMLDTYDFKGDVWLCHSFGGNCYDFTAFEPAIDTLKEIEAFLSANPSEIVTIILEDYVHTPNGLTKVFTDAGLMKYWFPLSRMPKNGGDWPLVSDMVSKNQRLLVFTSIKSKEQSEGIAYQWNYMVENQYGDGGMKNGSCPNRAESSPLNDKSKSLVLVNYFQTTPIKLITCKENSGALIGMLRTCYGDSGNRWANFVAVDFYKRSEGGGSFQAVDTLNGKLLCGCDDVHACQAGSTSQACSST